Proteins encoded in a region of the Enterococcus gilvus ATCC BAA-350 genome:
- a CDS encoding helix-turn-helix domain-containing protein: MDFREILGVSNLRHLRLVEILYACRVGLSSDQLLEELECSLSVLLKDVKLINSQQDAFRIVKYKGLYQLQIKSHVSINRLYADTIQQSPEFQIIEELLYEECENIIDLSKKLFLSPSKTQRNLKKIESVLTKSGVTLQYRPLRLEGKESVIRHMYYRYFIEKSDRLDSLYRDLKEFQIKAITELVNQFIQVNKLEDNFISRKRLGYNMYISLWRIKNGHFYPKAELDSDLMLPERQLLDAFKRMAMEVFRVKLSSDKIKDCLWLSYGDVVVAGKGQLHSALKKEDTYAEYYYRHLELVEEFDSLLNFSLGNGKKQELAVVLMNEHRIYKPTGQLIEILFRQRRIFLEKLSETHDQAVKKVKKIVEYFVRRYQMYQEEDFIWNYVYILITMVPQSLTLLASCDRPLKLLLLSELSPTEEFFLGNQIENQIYGNFEVHYVEKKLSNVNINRSELEKYDALITSSSVEEVPEEYPTVVIDPFLTNQDVFQLQQLISKLAG, from the coding sequence GTGGATTTTAGAGAGATATTAGGGGTTAGTAACCTCCGACATCTGCGTTTAGTGGAGATACTATACGCCTGTCGGGTCGGTCTATCCAGTGACCAGTTATTAGAGGAGTTGGAATGCTCGTTGTCGGTTTTATTAAAGGATGTCAAACTGATCAATAGTCAGCAAGACGCCTTTCGAATCGTAAAATATAAAGGACTTTACCAGTTGCAGATCAAATCGCATGTCAGCATCAACCGATTGTATGCCGACACGATCCAGCAGTCACCAGAGTTTCAGATCATCGAAGAGCTGCTGTATGAAGAATGCGAAAACATCATTGATTTATCGAAAAAGCTCTTTTTGAGTCCGTCCAAAACACAGCGGAATCTCAAAAAGATCGAGAGCGTCTTGACCAAATCAGGCGTCACCTTGCAGTATCGACCGTTGCGTCTTGAGGGCAAGGAGAGCGTGATCCGTCACATGTATTACCGCTATTTCATCGAAAAATCAGACCGTCTGGATTCGCTGTATCGGGATTTGAAGGAATTTCAGATCAAGGCGATCACAGAGCTGGTAAATCAATTCATTCAAGTAAATAAATTAGAGGACAACTTTATCTCGCGGAAGCGGCTCGGGTACAACATGTACATCAGCTTGTGGCGAATCAAGAATGGTCATTTTTATCCAAAAGCCGAGCTGGACAGTGACTTGATGCTGCCGGAGAGACAGCTATTGGATGCCTTCAAGCGGATGGCGATGGAAGTTTTTCGCGTGAAGCTGTCTTCGGATAAAATCAAGGACTGTCTCTGGCTGTCCTATGGCGATGTGGTGGTGGCAGGCAAAGGACAGCTCCACAGCGCATTGAAAAAAGAGGACACCTACGCGGAGTATTATTACCGTCATTTGGAGCTGGTGGAGGAATTCGACAGTCTGCTGAATTTCTCATTAGGCAACGGGAAGAAGCAGGAATTGGCGGTCGTTTTGATGAATGAGCATCGGATCTATAAGCCTACTGGTCAATTGATCGAGATCTTATTCCGTCAGCGGCGGATCTTCCTTGAAAAATTATCAGAGACCCATGATCAGGCGGTAAAAAAGGTGAAGAAGATCGTGGAGTATTTTGTCAGACGCTATCAGATGTATCAGGAAGAAGACTTTATCTGGAACTACGTGTACATCCTGATCACGATGGTGCCGCAAAGCTTGACGCTCTTAGCAAGCTGTGACCGCCCGTTGAAGTTGCTGCTGTTGTCTGAGCTGTCGCCGACCGAAGAATTTTTCTTAGGCAATCAAATCGAAAATCAAATCTACGGAAATTTTGAGGTCCACTATGTCGAAAAGAAACTCAGCAACGTGAACATCAATCGCTCCGAGCTGGAAAAATATGACGCACTGATCACATCGAGCAGTGTCGAAGAAGTACCGGAGGAGTATCCAACAGTGGTGATCGACCCATTCCTGACGAATCAGGATGTCTTTCAACTGCAACAGCTCATTAGTAAACTGGCTGGTTGA
- a CDS encoding NAD-dependent succinate-semialdehyde dehydrogenase encodes MAKHQGLPAVETRLYINGKWVEGSEGAEPVTNPATGETLAEVHVGGEKEVHAAIEAANKAFPEWTRKSAAERAELMNKMADLVEEDADRLATIMTMEQGKPLTQAKGEIQINVENLRWNAAEGQRVLGEIVPSPATNQWQVRKQAVGVVGAITPWNFPSNMIIRKISPAIAAGCTVILKPSKDTPLSALALMELFDKAGFPEGVVNIVMGDSSTIGQVLSESDDVQKITFTGSTEVGQTLNEQAAPTLKNVSMELGGHAPYIIFPDADIERAVDTLIQTKFINNGQVCTSPNRIFIHKDIKEDVTNRLVEAIKEVTVGNGLDDTTVGPLINKDGVEKVVEQLKDATDKGAKFLAGGHKLEDGEYANGNFFEPTILDGVTKEMDIFYKETFGPVIPLITFEDEEEVIKDANDTEFGLASYFFATNIHTIDNVSNKLQYGMVGVNDTDISNSATPFGGVKHSGFGRENGTYGVEEYVEVKFVNIRTAK; translated from the coding sequence ATGGCAAAACATCAAGGATTACCAGCAGTCGAAACACGTCTCTATATTAACGGTAAATGGGTGGAAGGCTCAGAAGGCGCGGAACCCGTGACCAATCCTGCGACGGGGGAAACCTTAGCAGAGGTTCATGTCGGCGGTGAAAAAGAAGTGCACGCAGCGATCGAAGCAGCGAACAAGGCGTTTCCTGAATGGACACGTAAATCCGCGGCAGAACGGGCTGAATTAATGAATAAAATGGCGGATCTCGTGGAAGAAGACGCGGATCGTTTAGCGACCATTATGACGATGGAACAAGGCAAACCCTTAACACAAGCAAAAGGCGAGATCCAAATAAACGTGGAGAATCTGCGATGGAATGCGGCAGAAGGACAGCGAGTGCTTGGCGAGATCGTTCCGTCACCAGCTACGAACCAATGGCAGGTGCGCAAACAAGCGGTAGGTGTCGTTGGCGCGATCACCCCATGGAACTTCCCGTCAAATATGATCATTCGGAAAATCTCTCCGGCGATCGCGGCCGGCTGTACTGTAATTTTAAAGCCATCAAAGGACACGCCGCTTTCTGCATTGGCGTTGATGGAATTGTTCGATAAGGCAGGCTTTCCTGAAGGCGTCGTGAATATCGTGATGGGGGATTCCTCCACGATCGGACAAGTATTGTCAGAATCAGACGACGTTCAAAAAATCACCTTTACCGGTTCGACTGAAGTAGGGCAAACGCTGAATGAACAAGCAGCGCCTACATTGAAGAATGTTTCAATGGAATTAGGCGGACACGCACCCTACATCATTTTCCCAGATGCGGACATCGAACGAGCGGTGGATACGCTGATCCAAACGAAATTTATCAACAACGGGCAAGTCTGCACGTCACCAAATAGAATCTTTATCCACAAAGACATTAAAGAAGACGTGACGAATCGTTTAGTGGAAGCAATCAAAGAAGTAACGGTAGGCAATGGCTTGGACGATACGACTGTTGGTCCATTGATCAATAAAGACGGCGTCGAAAAAGTCGTGGAGCAGTTGAAGGATGCGACGGACAAAGGCGCGAAGTTCTTAGCAGGTGGACACAAGCTGGAAGACGGCGAGTACGCAAATGGGAACTTCTTTGAGCCAACGATTCTAGACGGGGTCACGAAAGAAATGGACATCTTCTATAAAGAAACCTTTGGACCTGTCATTCCATTGATCACGTTTGAAGACGAAGAAGAAGTCATCAAGGATGCGAACGATACAGAATTCGGATTGGCCTCTTACTTCTTTGCGACAAATATCCATACCATCGACAATGTCAGCAACAAGCTGCAATATGGGATGGTGGGTGTGAACGATACCGATATTTCGAATTCCGCAACCCCATTCGGCGGCGTGAAGCACTCTGGCTTTGGTCGCGAGAACGGCACATACGGTGTGGAAGAATATGTCGAAGTGAAATTCGTCAACATTCGCACAGCGAAATAA
- a CDS encoding DUF1304 domain-containing protein, translating into MSLLTTILTLLVALEFFYIMYLETFATTSKATSKVFRMSKDELNRKSVATLFKNQGIYNGLLGIGLIYSIFSANASVEINRLILCYIILVALYGSLTSDKKIIVTQGGLAILTLLTTFF; encoded by the coding sequence ATGTCATTACTAACAACAATCCTAACGCTGTTGGTTGCACTGGAATTTTTTTATATTATGTATTTAGAAACTTTTGCTACTACCTCAAAAGCTACCAGCAAGGTATTTCGGATGTCGAAGGACGAGCTAAATAGAAAATCTGTCGCTACCCTCTTCAAAAATCAAGGAATCTATAATGGTCTACTTGGAATTGGTCTGATTTACAGTATTTTTTCAGCCAACGCTTCAGTAGAGATCAATCGATTGATCCTTTGCTATATCATTTTAGTTGCCTTGTATGGCAGTCTGACCAGCGATAAAAAAATAATCGTTACTCAAGGCGGACTTGCTATCTTGACGTTGCTTACCACTTTCTTTTAA
- a CDS encoding GNAT family N-acetyltransferase encodes MRNILSFTLPEQPTEPSLCALPEGYHFAPLDSKEKRLAKLLYDSFKDSLDDQGESLEEWETEVASTMTGKYGEILPSLSFNLFHGETLIGTLITSLFRGIPLILYVAIHPTQQGNGLAKQLIQQAKEELKKSKQHQELFLVVAAKNIPAYRLYKTIGFVERGTNWDDIL; translated from the coding sequence ATGCGGAACATTTTGTCATTTACGCTACCGGAACAACCAACAGAACCTTCTCTTTGCGCCTTGCCTGAGGGATATCACTTTGCACCGTTGGACAGCAAAGAGAAACGTCTCGCAAAATTATTGTATGACTCTTTTAAAGATTCCCTCGATGATCAAGGAGAGTCTCTGGAGGAATGGGAAACCGAAGTCGCTTCTACGATGACGGGTAAATACGGAGAAATCCTCCCTTCTTTATCCTTTAATCTCTTCCACGGCGAAACGCTGATCGGCACATTGATCACCTCGTTGTTTCGTGGAATCCCGTTGATTCTTTACGTCGCCATACACCCAACGCAGCAAGGAAACGGTCTTGCGAAGCAATTGATCCAGCAGGCAAAAGAAGAACTAAAAAAGTCGAAGCAGCATCAGGAGCTCTTCTTGGTTGTCGCAGCCAAGAACATCCCCGCTTACCGTTTATACAAAACGATCGGTTTCGTCGAACGCGGGACGAACTGGGACGACATTCTATAA
- a CDS encoding Type 1 glutamine amidotransferase-like domain-containing protein, which yields MMTMFLASSFSDVEAKFDAYLKQFSYNKSVTFIPTASFVEEVDFYVEEALEVFKRLQFTIDVVDISSESPEVIAHTLQKNEMIYISGGNTFYLLEQLYRSGTFEVLIEQIKAGKMYIGESAGAVITSAAIDYISPLDDRSKASSLQSTQGLNVIPYYPLPHYKEEPFAEITTTIVESNQDKKDLIPLKNDEVLLVNGTTFEVI from the coding sequence ATGATGACGATGTTCTTAGCTTCTTCCTTTTCGGATGTAGAAGCGAAATTTGACGCGTATTTGAAGCAATTTTCCTATAACAAAAGCGTAACCTTTATCCCAACCGCCAGTTTCGTCGAGGAGGTAGATTTTTATGTTGAGGAAGCCTTAGAGGTTTTCAAGCGACTTCAGTTTACGATCGATGTAGTGGATATTTCTTCTGAGTCTCCCGAAGTTATCGCACACACCTTACAAAAAAATGAGATGATCTATATCTCTGGGGGCAATACGTTCTATTTGCTGGAACAATTGTATCGCTCCGGGACGTTTGAGGTCTTGATCGAACAAATAAAGGCTGGAAAAATGTACATCGGTGAATCCGCCGGTGCCGTGATCACTTCCGCCGCGATCGATTATATTTCTCCTTTAGACGACCGCTCTAAAGCCTCTTCTTTACAGTCAACGCAAGGGCTGAACGTGATTCCTTATTACCCGCTGCCCCATTATAAAGAAGAACCCTTTGCAGAGATCACAACGACGATCGTTGAAAGCAATCAGGATAAAAAAGATTTGATCCCGCTTAAAAATGACGAAGTACTCCTGGTCAATGGAACGACATTTGAAGTGATCTAA
- a CDS encoding MepB family protein — translation MNASLTYLNNQLVKGSLQHLQLEKQNDAYEGVTFSLEGTSFRSRRGKLTPKKKGYFVAFWEKDPAGTNHPFSYEDSPEKVIVTVLDAPFSGHFIFPKKRLLEKGILKGPDTKGKMALRVYPTWEQGLNKTAHMTQSWQIEYFTNTSENRGVEKDSLPDGIDK, via the coding sequence TTGAACGCTTCACTCACTTATTTAAATAACCAATTGGTCAAAGGCAGCCTCCAGCATCTCCAGTTAGAAAAACAAAATGACGCCTACGAAGGTGTCACCTTTTCGCTAGAGGGAACGTCCTTCCGCAGCCGACGTGGGAAATTAACGCCCAAGAAGAAGGGCTATTTTGTCGCTTTTTGGGAAAAAGATCCCGCCGGAACGAACCATCCCTTCTCCTATGAAGACAGTCCCGAAAAAGTGATCGTTACGGTCCTTGATGCTCCCTTCTCTGGGCATTTTATTTTTCCTAAAAAACGATTGTTGGAAAAAGGAATCCTGAAAGGACCCGACACAAAAGGAAAAATGGCATTACGTGTTTATCCGACATGGGAACAGGGACTAAATAAAACGGCACACATGACTCAAAGCTGGCAAATAGAATACTTTACGAATACCTCAGAAAATCGAGGCGTCGAAAAGGATTCTCTGCCTGATGGGATAGATAAGTAA
- a CDS encoding RidA family protein: MAIYSDSIITDSPLLIISGQTPQKDTFIPEDITEQLKIVVGKIASLIDDNGARSENIVKMNVYLTDAAFLEPLRTALVTFYGENKPAMTVVIVAGLVNPKFKVEIDATVALK, from the coding sequence ATGGCTATTTATTCTGACAGCATTATTACCGATTCACCGTTACTGATTATTTCTGGGCAAACACCTCAAAAGGACACCTTCATTCCAGAAGACATTACCGAACAACTAAAAATCGTTGTCGGAAAAATCGCTTCCTTAATAGACGATAACGGCGCGCGTTCGGAGAACATCGTTAAAATGAACGTTTACTTGACCGATGCAGCCTTTTTGGAGCCCCTTCGAACGGCCTTAGTAACCTTTTACGGAGAAAATAAACCTGCGATGACAGTAGTGATCGTCGCAGGTTTGGTAAATCCCAAGTTCAAGGTAGAGATAGATGCCACCGTTGCACTTAAATAG
- a CDS encoding DUF4870 domain-containing protein: protein MNERKLLNGLSYISIVFAPILFPLIVWIASQDLDVKGHAMNALKLHLIPVLLTAIVTVILGFTGLLTNDPQSTGYVGVVLLGIVGLVDVSLAVYNIVKGIKCFMG from the coding sequence ATGAACGAACGAAAATTATTGAATGGCCTGTCGTATATCTCGATTGTTTTTGCCCCGATCCTTTTTCCATTGATCGTATGGATCGCCAGTCAGGATCTAGATGTAAAGGGACACGCCATGAACGCATTAAAATTACATTTGATCCCCGTTCTATTGACAGCGATCGTTACGGTCATTCTTGGATTCACCGGACTTTTAACGAATGATCCGCAATCAACCGGCTATGTCGGTGTGGTTTTATTGGGCATCGTCGGTTTAGTGGATGTCAGTCTAGCTGTTTACAATATTGTAAAAGGCATCAAATGCTTCATGGGATAG
- a CDS encoding SpaH/EbpB family LPXTG-anchored major pilin encodes MKNKKKWVAILTALVCMVPLLAGVLGGGDSAHAADSVNVTLHKKKMDEFPNSSLENTGKEMSEFDRYEGLQGVTFSAWDITEDFYSELDATLDGTETDAEYNAKAKLIMDQFDLTNAANATQVGSDQTTDANGEANFANLPAKNADGSYKVYYFEEHAQTGVVIGSYKLILMLPMKDGNTELTNIHLYPKNKVETEKPKKELVDENGDPLPPRPNGAYDYEVGQEIYYRATFQIPSQIGDILSNGTPRYSKLAFSDAVDQTGVKFEEISQITMNGAPINAAEFLGAPYATTTYTNDGADFSGYAGFDVSMNLDGTAGAATANYLSQYAGQMMTIYYTVSFTEETPVDLDINNEFTVTMNHDGGSDEVKTNDPVVPPITTGGKKFFKYTDGSSKEALPGAEFVVIREINGVDHYLTADATSMTWTAVGANEDYATATKYVSGADGRFQVTGLEYGTYYLRETKAPNGYSKLQNDVEFTVARGSFNAAAQEIENVTKGGSLPSTGGMGIIAFIVIGLGLMGAAIVRYRRVQFEA; translated from the coding sequence ATGAAAAATAAGAAAAAATGGGTTGCGATCTTGACCGCATTGGTCTGCATGGTTCCGTTACTAGCAGGGGTGCTAGGCGGAGGAGACAGCGCACATGCCGCAGATTCAGTCAATGTGACGTTACACAAGAAAAAAATGGACGAGTTTCCAAATAGCAGTCTTGAAAATACCGGGAAAGAAATGAGCGAATTTGATCGCTACGAAGGCTTACAGGGCGTGACTTTCTCAGCATGGGACATCACGGAAGATTTCTACAGCGAATTAGACGCGACATTAGATGGAACAGAGACCGACGCAGAATACAATGCCAAAGCAAAATTAATCATGGATCAGTTTGACTTGACGAACGCAGCCAATGCGACCCAAGTCGGCTCTGACCAAACAACAGATGCAAATGGGGAAGCGAATTTTGCCAACCTGCCAGCGAAAAATGCTGATGGTTCGTACAAAGTTTATTACTTTGAAGAGCATGCACAAACAGGCGTTGTGATCGGTTCGTACAAACTGATCTTGATGTTGCCAATGAAAGACGGCAATACTGAATTGACGAACATCCACTTGTATCCAAAAAACAAAGTAGAAACTGAAAAACCTAAAAAAGAATTAGTAGATGAAAACGGTGATCCATTGCCGCCACGTCCAAATGGCGCTTACGACTATGAAGTAGGTCAAGAAATCTATTACCGTGCTACGTTCCAAATTCCTAGCCAAATCGGCGACATCTTGTCGAACGGTACGCCTCGCTACAGCAAATTGGCCTTCAGCGATGCTGTGGACCAAACAGGTGTGAAATTTGAAGAGATCAGTCAAATCACCATGAATGGCGCACCGATCAATGCCGCAGAATTCTTAGGAGCACCGTATGCGACAACGACCTATACAAATGATGGGGCAGATTTCTCTGGCTATGCTGGCTTCGACGTGTCAATGAACTTGGATGGTACAGCAGGTGCAGCGACGGCGAACTACTTGAGTCAATACGCTGGTCAAATGATGACGATCTACTACACGGTTTCATTCACCGAAGAAACACCTGTAGACTTGGATATCAACAATGAATTCACTGTTACGATGAACCACGACGGCGGATCAGACGAAGTGAAGACAAATGACCCAGTCGTTCCTCCAATCACAACAGGCGGGAAGAAATTCTTCAAATACACAGACGGTTCTTCAAAAGAAGCATTGCCAGGTGCTGAGTTCGTTGTGATCCGTGAAATCAACGGAGTCGATCACTACCTGACAGCCGATGCAACGTCTATGACTTGGACAGCAGTCGGTGCAAACGAAGATTACGCAACTGCAACAAAATATGTTTCCGGCGCAGATGGACGTTTCCAAGTAACAGGTCTTGAATACGGCACATACTACCTACGTGAAACAAAAGCACCAAATGGCTACTCTAAATTACAAAACGACGTAGAATTCACTGTTGCGAGAGGTTCATTCAACGCAGCAGCACAAGAAATCGAAAACGTGACAAAAGGCGGCTCGCTACCATCAACTGGTGGGATGGGGATCATTGCCTTCATCGTGATCGGTCTTGGCTTGATGGGCGCAGCGATCGTTCGCTACCGTCGTGTACAATTTGAAGCATAA